One genomic segment of Falco peregrinus isolate bFalPer1 chromosome 7, bFalPer1.pri, whole genome shotgun sequence includes these proteins:
- the PLN gene encoding cardiac phospholamban, translated as MEKVQHITRSALRRASTIEVNPQARQRLQELFVNFCLILICLLLICIIVMLL; from the coding sequence ATGGAGAAGGTCCAACACATAACCCGCTCTGCTCTAAGAAGAGCCTCAACTATTGAGGTCAACCCACAAGCACGCCAAAGGCTCCAAGAGCTCTTTGTGAATTTCTGCCTGATTTTAATTTGTCTCTTGCTGATCTGTATCATTGTGATGCTCCTCTGA